From the genome of Halarsenatibacter silvermanii:
TAGAAAGTAAATTAGAAAATATGAATAATGGAGGCCAGGAAGAATTTATAACAGATGAGAAACCGGTTTTTAATACACAAGAAATGGCTGAAATGATTGGTTGTCATGTTGATACTATAAGAAGGAATTGTAGGGAAGGAAAAATTCCTCACAAAAAATTCAGCGGGAAATTTATTTTTCCACGAGAACAGATAATAGAGTGGTTGAGAGATTCCAGGGGAAACTGGCAAAGGCCAGCAGGTGATGAGTTATCAGCAGATATCCTACAATTTAAAAATAGTTTAAATCCAGAAAAAAAGTATGAGGTTTAAATTAGTAAATAGTTAGTTGCAAATTATTCTTATGATCTATTCTATCAACTAATTATATTTTTGAACGGTGATTTTTATAAAGTTAGGGGGAATTTAAAATGAGATGTTCACACTCGCAGATTAATCGATACGAAACCTGCGGCCAGCAGTACGAGTATTATTATATTAACCGGCTGCGGCCTTTTACGCGTTCGGCAAATTTATCTTTTGGCTCGGCGATACACGAAACCCTGGCCGATATGATACTGGATAAGGACGAGGGCAAACTTAAAGACGCCGGTTATTATGGGAACCACTTTTCAAAAAAATGGGAAAAAGAAAACGAGGCAGAACTGGAATTCGGCCGATACGATAATTTTGAAAAACTAAAAAACACCGGACAGGCTCTCATCGAGATGTTTTACGAGGAGGAGCTGGGGCGGATAGTTAAAGTCCACGATGTTGAAAGAAAGATGAAATATAAAATAGCCGGGGTCGATTTCATAGGTTACGCCGATCTTGTGGCCGATGTTGCAAATCATAAAGGCGAGATCGTTACAGCCTTAATAGATTTTAAAACCTCCGGCCGGCGTTACGGTGATGAGAAAGTGTTACTTTCAGATCAGCTTACCAATTATATGATCGCGGCCGAAAAAGTATTTAATCTGCCCGGGGGCGGTGAGGTAGAGGCCGCGGCCTTTTGCGTTTTGTTAAAACAAAAAACGCCGAAAATTAACTGGCATTTTAGAGAAGGTTTTGACCGCGAAAGTTACGAGAAGAAAGTCGAAAATATAACAGCGGATATTATTACCGGTAAGTTTTTCAAAAAGCCCGGTATGCATTGCTCCTGGTGCGATTTTAAGTCTGTCTGTATCGGGGTTAAGGATCCGGCCGATGAATTATACACCGAACTCTACAGCGGCCCGGCGCTCCTCATGGGCGAGGTCAACGAATTGCCGATTACTTTCGGCGAGGGCGGCGAGTGGGATTTTGATCCGAGCGTAAACCCCCAGAGGGCGGTTAAAAAGTATATACGATATTACAATATTATCGGCGAGTATATCTTCGCGGTCACAAAAGATTTCCGCGGCAGCCCCAGAGAATATTTTTATAAACTGTCCCGGGACGGCAAACTGGAAAGGCTAAAAAATTATAAGCCAGATACGGTTGACGAGGCCGAAAAAGACGAAGAATTTTATGTGCCGTTTTAGGAGGGGTGATAATGCAAACTCCGGAATATGTAGAAAATTTACTGAAAATGGCAGGTAAAAAAGGTGAGGCCCGACGGGAAATGGCACGGGAGCTGAAAATGCCCGACTATTGGACGGTATTGGAAAGACAGGTTGACTGGTTTTATTTGAAAAAGTTGGCGGAAAAGTTAGTGGGAGAAATAAACGCCGAGGAATTTAAGAAATCGATTATCTGTTCTGATTGCCCGGTTAAGGTTTGCGAGGCGGAAGTGACCGAGTGTTATAAGCTGGCCGAACAAATAAATTATTTTGAGGAGGCGATGTAAATGAAAATTTATGAAAAGTTGCAGAAAATCCAGGCCGAATTAAAAGCTCCAAAATCACAGTTCAATAAATTCGGCGGTTATAATTATCGGTCCTGCGAGGATATTTTAGAGGCCGCGAAACCTCTTTTAAACCAGCGGGGGCTGGCCCTTTCAATCAGCGACGAGATAGTGCAGGTTGGCGAGAGATATTATATTAAGGCAACCGCCCGGCTTATCGATACCGAGGAAGGCGAAACTTACGAAACCACCGCCTTTGCCCGCGAGGCTAAAGATAAAAAGGGTATGGACGATAGTCAGATAACCGGGGCGGCAAGCAGTTACGCCCGGAAGTACGCGTTAAATGGTCTTTTCTCAATTGACGATAACAAGGACGCAGATTATACAAATAAACACAATAACGGGACGGCTAAAAAGGCTGAAAAAAAGACGAAAAAGCCAGCTAAAAATAAGAAAAAATCGGCCGGCGATGATGTAAGAACAGCGCGCATAAACGGTCTGAAAAATACCGCCGCGAATAACGGGAGTGTACTGGATCAAGACGATATGAATTATCTCGGTAAGGAAATTAAGGCAATGGGCAAAGAAAAATTAGAGGATCTCACGCAGGAAGAATACCAGAGTTTGGCGGCACTTTTAAAACAGAGAATAATGAAGAAGGGGGCTTAAATTATGAAATTCCCCGCCAGCGGACTGCAGATTAATACGCTTAAAGAAGGGCTAAAAATAACGGTCTATGTTGAGAAGGACGCCCGGCGCGAGGTATTAGAGCAGGTCCATAACTTTATAGACCGGCCTCTTGAAGTGGATATCAATATCAACGCGGCCGGCCGA
Proteins encoded in this window:
- a CDS encoding helix-turn-helix domain-containing protein; its protein translation is MVEQKMLETLLRIESKLENMNNGGQEEFITDEKPVFNTQEMAEMIGCHVDTIRRNCREGKIPHKKFSGKFIFPREQIIEWLRDSRGNWQRPAGDELSADILQFKNSLNPEKKYEV
- a CDS encoding RecB family exonuclease; this encodes MRCSHSQINRYETCGQQYEYYYINRLRPFTRSANLSFGSAIHETLADMILDKDEGKLKDAGYYGNHFSKKWEKENEAELEFGRYDNFEKLKNTGQALIEMFYEEELGRIVKVHDVERKMKYKIAGVDFIGYADLVADVANHKGEIVTALIDFKTSGRRYGDEKVLLSDQLTNYMIAAEKVFNLPGGGEVEAAAFCVLLKQKTPKINWHFREGFDRESYEKKVENITADIITGKFFKKPGMHCSWCDFKSVCIGVKDPADELYTELYSGPALLMGEVNELPITFGEGGEWDFDPSVNPQRAVKKYIRYYNIIGEYIFAVTKDFRGSPREYFYKLSRDGKLERLKNYKPDTVDEAEKDEEFYVPF
- a CDS encoding ERF family protein, coding for MKIYEKLQKIQAELKAPKSQFNKFGGYNYRSCEDILEAAKPLLNQRGLALSISDEIVQVGERYYIKATARLIDTEEGETYETTAFAREAKDKKGMDDSQITGAASSYARKYALNGLFSIDDNKDADYTNKHNNGTAKKAEKKTKKPAKNKKKSAGDDVRTARINGLKNTAANNGSVLDQDDMNYLGKEIKAMGKEKLEDLTQEEYQSLAALLKQRIMKKGA